AGAAAACTTCCTTTAGGTTCGGAAATGATGGAAGTGAACGGTTAATAgttaatatattataatttagtcgtaaaaaaacaaacaaacattattttacTCGTGCTAAGTGACTGATGCTAACGCCACGAGTTCCCTCTGAAGGCAGCAAAGAATGATTTAAATATGTTAACGATGCCACGTTCGTCCCAGATGTTCTGGCTTCACTCGTGTTCAGTCTGTTCACATTGTTCGGAGTCTCTTTGGCACCGTGGAGTTTACGAGGAGTTTCATCCGCCGGGCGTTCGGGGTGAAGCTTCAGcccgttttttaaaaaacagagtTCACATCCCGTTTTACTCAcagtctcctcctcttcttctgtttcctccgtcttcagtcttcagtccGAGACTTCCTGGTTCTCCAAGATGGGATCTGAAAGTCATTCCACTATTAGATCCTACAACATGcaggttataataataataataataataataataatgataaatgaaaCAATGTGTGTGCAGAGATAAGATGTAAACATGATTAAATCATCTTTCACCTTTGTTCTcgtattaaaatgaataaatatgtttaatcctggatgtaaataaatagaaatttgtttctaattataataaaagatgaatcaaaaacttttaaaacaaagaattgATTTAAAAGTAATACCTGTCAAAGTGCTGCTGATGTTGGGGGGGGACACGATTAGCACGGCGCTGCCGCtcggtatcccagaatgcaccaCTGGCCCCTCGACGGAGGCGGAACTCAGCTCCTGAAACACGAGTCAAAGTTTTTAAGCTAATTGAGTTTAAggaaaccactaatcagtgaggacaaccgggaaaaaaaaggctttaatctGTGAGGGAGCAGCACACAGATCTTATtgaaatgctaatgctaatgctaatgctgctggagctaaaagctaaaagagGCTGTAACCTTATCAGCGAAGCCTTCCGCCATCGCCTCCTGAGTCTCGGCGCGATCCGAACCCTCCAGGAGACTCGTGGCGTCGTCGAGGCCCTGGTCGTCCTGGCCCCGCCCCTCCGCCTCCACGACCAGCTGCGATTGGCCGAGCGGGtcggaggaggcggaggcggaggcggggTCGGAGGTGACGGTCTGGATGATGACGCCGTCGCTGGAGCAGAGGGCGTCGGTCTGAGGAGGGTTAGAAACGGCGAGATGAAGCGAAAACACACGGGGAAACACgaggaaaataacataaataaaaaaatgagggAGAACCGACCGAGAGGCCGTGGAGGATGATGTGCTCATGGGATGAGGGGGAGGAGCCTGTCGTCAGGGTGACGGTGCTGTTGTTGGCTAAGCTGAGCGGGAGGCCCTGGTTGGACGTGGTCTGGAGGTAGTAGGTCCCCGGGGTCCCGGTCGGCTGGAGGTGGAAGGACTGGAGAGGAAAAACGAAACGTGAACTCAAAGCCAACGgaggaaacaaaggaagaagCGCTGGACTCACCGGTAGAATCTCGAAGGTCTGCAGGGCGCCGGTGTTCAGGGTGATGGTTTCACTGTCGCTGGAGGCGGCGGCAGAATCTGAGGCTGACACAGGAAAACTGGACGTTActttaaatgttgaaaacaaaagaacaagaacaaaaacaagaagaagaagaagaagaaggtctgCTCCGTTTCATTCACCCAGGTGTGTGATCTGCAGAGGGATCTGAACGGGAATCTGCAGCGCCGCCACGGAGCTGGGGGCGGGGCTactgctgctctcctccaaTCGGGTGAGTCGGATTTGCAgcgaggaggaggcggtggtggCGGAGGAGGCGGGGCTCCCGGGTCCGGAGGTGGACTGTGTGGACGCCATCAGCTCCTGGAGGCCCTTCAGGAGGACTgaggagaaaacaacacaaacgcACCCACGGGTGAggaaccacagaagaagaagaaaaaggaggaagggagTGATCAGGTTGACTTCCTGTCACAGTCGGCGTCTGATTGGTCATTGGTCGACTCCCTAATGGACCCGTGTTCAGGTTAAAGGCGTCTAAAGGCGGCCGGTACCGTTGAAGGGAATCTCCTTGTGATTGGCCACTTGTCTCTTGATGCTCCACCACTTGGACCGAAGCCACTGAGGCGACCGGACGCTGCTCCAGCCTCCGGCCAGATCCTCCCACTTGATCTCGttctcatcctccacctccagctccgaTATCCTGAAACGCACCATCAACAACCcttcaaaaactaaacaactacTGTTTCCTCTAATAGTATTCGCTGAATTAGTTCGTTTTAACGTGTCAATTTGGCCAATAAATGGACCCAGAGTCCAAACTGATACATCTACTATGTTCTTTAACTGGTTCTGAAGATCTTATGAGGTTCTTTAAATGGTTCTGAAGATCTATGTTCTTTAACTGGTTCTGAAGACCTACCAGGTTGTTTAACTGGTTCTGAAGATCTTATGAGGTGCTTTAAATGGTTCTGAAGATCTTATGAGGTTCTTTAACTGGTTCTGAAGACCTACTATGTTCTTTAAATGGTTCTGAAGACCTACCAAGTCCTTTAAATGGTTCTGAAGATCTTATGAGGTTCTTTAACTGGTTCTGAAGATCTTATGAGGTGCTTTAAATGGTTCTGAAGATCTTATGAGGTTCTTTAACTGGTTCTGAAGACCTACTATGTTCTTTAAATGGTTCTGAAGATCTACCAGGTTCTTTAACTGGTTCTGAAGACCTACTATGTTCTTTAACTGGTTCTGAAGATCTACCAGGTCCTTTAACTGGTTCTGAAGACCTATTAAGTCCTTTAACTGGTTCTGAAGACCTACTATGTTCTTTAAATGGTTCTGAAGATCTACTATGTTCCTTAAATGGTTCTGAAGACCTACTATGTTCTTTAAATGGTTCTGAAGGTCTTATGAGGTTCTCTAACTGGTTCTGAAGACCTACCAAGTCCTTTAACTGGTTCTGAAGATCTACTATGTTCTTTAACTGGTTCTTAAGATCTTATGAGGTTCTTTAAATGGTTCTGAAGATCTTATGAGGTTCTTTACTGGTTCTGTTGCGTGTATAGTGAACCTTAATATATAGTGGAGCACATGATATGAAactaattagaaataaagatgGATAAACATCGTTCCTCGTCTCTGTACCTGCGGATGAGGTTCAGGTCGTCCTCCTTCGTCCACTCCGTCCCTCCGCTGTGTTTCCAGTTGAGGTAGTTCAGCCACTTTGAGCGACACTGCTTCTCTGAGCGCGTGCGGACCTGATCCGCCACCGTCGCCCAGGAGACGCCCCCCGTGACCGCCGACCCCGGGGACGCGCCCGCCATCTCGTAGACGACCTCGGCGAGGCGCCGCTCCTCGTCCTCGCTCCATTTACCTGATCCACAAGAGCATAAAAGATATAAATACATAGAAAAGTCAATGATCAGCGTGTTCGTGGTTTCATTGAAGGTGGACGGGAGACGCTGGGGACACCTGTGTTGCAGGTGTCCTTCATGAGACGACATCGGTCTTTGACGGACGAGGCGCTGCGACCCAGAGCTGCTCCGATAGTCGCCCAGTCGTTCCCGTGTTTCTCCCTCAACCTGAACACAGACGTCAGACAAGACCTCATTAAGACCTTTTAAACCCAACAACAAGTCCTGAACCTTTTCAA
This portion of the Mugil cephalus isolate CIBA_MC_2020 chromosome 22, CIBA_Mcephalus_1.1, whole genome shotgun sequence genome encodes:
- the dmtf1 gene encoding cyclin-D-binding Myb-like transcription factor 1 isoform X2, which codes for MIIVSENDESFEVTMTATADADLSEDGVAQIQILQEDEDSMSPSQKTEVSPVSQAWFTTKEDKDTLTNKGHKWKQGMWSKEEIDILMSNIERYVKGRGIEDPAEIIFEMSKEERKDFYRSVALGLNRPLFAVYRRVLRMYDNRNHVGKYTPDEIEKLKSLREKHGNDWATIGAALGRSASSVKDRCRLMKDTCNTGKWSEDEERRLAEVVYEMAGASPGSAVTGGVSWATVADQVRTRSEKQCRSKWLNYLNWKHSGGTEWTKEDDLNLIRRISELEVEDENEIKWEDLAGGWSSVRSPQWLRSKWWSIKRQVANHKEIPFNVLLKGLQELMASTQSTSGPGSPASSATTASSSLQIRLTRLEESSSSPAPSSVAALQIPVQIPLQITHLASDSAAASSDSETITLNTGALQTFEILPSFHLQPTGTPGTYYLQTTSNQGLPLSLANNSTVTLTTGSSPSSHEHIILHGLSTDALCSSDGVIIQTVTSDPASASASSDPLGQSQLVVEAEGRGQDDQGLDDATSLLEGSDRAETQEAMAEGFADKELSSASVEGPVVHSGIPSGSAVLIVSPPNISSTLTDPILENQEVSD
- the dmtf1 gene encoding cyclin-D-binding Myb-like transcription factor 1 isoform X1, translating into MSLAADDDEAEALETVESVTLTQDSDGSIILHCPHNDDDSEPLQKKLRLSTEDPEDSETPQFSVVTLPISENDESFEVTMTATADADLSEDGVAQIQILQEDEDSMSPSQKTEVSPVSQAWFTTKEDKDTLTNKGHKWKQGMWSKEEIDILMSNIERYVKGRGIEDPAEIIFEMSKEERKDFYRSVALGLNRPLFAVYRRVLRMYDNRNHVGKYTPDEIEKLKSLREKHGNDWATIGAALGRSASSVKDRCRLMKDTCNTGKWSEDEERRLAEVVYEMAGASPGSAVTGGVSWATVADQVRTRSEKQCRSKWLNYLNWKHSGGTEWTKEDDLNLIRRISELEVEDENEIKWEDLAGGWSSVRSPQWLRSKWWSIKRQVANHKEIPFNVLLKGLQELMASTQSTSGPGSPASSATTASSSLQIRLTRLEESSSSPAPSSVAALQIPVQIPLQITHLASDSAAASSDSETITLNTGALQTFEILPSFHLQPTGTPGTYYLQTTSNQGLPLSLANNSTVTLTTGSSPSSHEHIILHGLSTDALCSSDGVIIQTVTSDPASASASSDPLGQSQLVVEAEGRGQDDQGLDDATSLLEGSDRAETQEAMAEGFADKELSSASVEGPVVHSGIPSGSAVLIVSPPNISSTLTDPILENQEVSD